The following coding sequences lie in one Numida meleagris isolate 19003 breed g44 Domestic line chromosome Z, NumMel1.0, whole genome shotgun sequence genomic window:
- the NUDT12 gene encoding peroxisomal NADH pyrophosphatase NUDT12 isoform X1: protein MVALRPAALCGHPVVLEPQKLNVETVMNFEENFHHEMVSQLHDFAAVGDAARLKALLSRSPSLINATAGNGWTALMYAARNGHFDVVRILLEGGCDRSIINKSRQTALDIAKFWGYKHIADLLANAKGGQKPGFLQSEVKEYSNYFGTTLLDRRSDKRIDSKWLSKKQTHPATVYILFSDLSPLVTLSVGAEKSQQPEVRLCRLHHKDVEQCMSQTEEVTLIFLGVDLHLRMNLLAAHNGKVLQDDDEDGLVAWFALSVNPTSAEKFKQKHEDCYFLHPPMPALLQLPENEAGVVAQARSVLAWHSRYRFCPTCGSATKIEEGGYKKNCIKEDCPSLQGVHNTSYPRVDPVVIMQVIHPDGNHCLLGRQKRFPPGMFTCLAGFVEPGETIEDAVRREVEEEAGVKVGHVQYVSCQPWPMPSSLMIGCLAVAVSTEIRVDKNEIEDARWFTREQVVDVLVKGNQRSFFVPPSRAIAHQLIKHWIGMNANL from the exons ATGGTGGCGCTGCGTCCTGCTGCCCTATGCGGTCACCCAGTTGTTCTGGAGCCGCAGAAGTTAAATG TTGAGACAGTCATGAACTTTGAAGAGAACTTCCATCATGAAATGGTTTCTCAGCTGCATGATTTTGCTGCTGTCGGAGATGCAGCCAGGCTGAAAGCGTTGCTCAGCCGTTCCCCATCACTGATCAATGCGACTGCAGGTAATGGCTGGACAGCCCTGATGTACGCTGCCAGAAATGGACACTTTGATGTTGTGCGGATTCTTCTTGAAGGAGG gtGTGACAGGTCCATCATTAATAAATCAAGGCAGACAGCCCTGGACATTGCTAAATTTTGGGGGTACAAGCACATTGCTGATTTGTTGGCTAATGCAAAAGGAGGCCAGAAGCCTGGTTTTCTGCAAAGTGAAGTGAAAgaatattcaaattattttggcaCAACGCTTCTGGACCGAAGAAGTGATAAAAGAATAGATTCTAAGTGGCtaagcaaaaaacaaacccacccAGCTACAGTATACATACTCTTCTCAGACCTAAGTCCATTGGTTACTCTGAGTGTGGGAGCAGAGAAGTCACAGCAGCCAGAAGTCAGGCTTTGCAGGCTGCACCACAAGGATGTGGAACAGTGCATGAGCCAGACTGAAGAAGTCACCTTGATTTTTCTTGGAGTTGATCTGCACTTGCGCATGAATCTTTTGGCTGCTCACAATGGGAAGGTTCTGCAAGATGATGATGAGGATGGGCTAGTTGCTTGGTTTGCTCTTAGCGTAAATCCCACTTCTGCTGAGAAATTTAAACAGAAGCATGAGGACTGTTACTTTCTTCACCCACCAATGCCAGCACTACTGCAGCTACCTGAAAATGAAGCTG GAGTGGTAGCCCAGGCTAGGTCTGTTCTAGCATGGCACAGCCGCTACCGTTTCTGCCCAACTTGTGGGAGTGCAACCAAGATTGAAGAAGGTGGTTACAAGAAAAATTGCATAAAAGAAGATTGTCCCAGTCTGCAAGGTGTTCATAACACATCATATCCAAGAGTTG ATCCTGTCGTGATAATGCAAGTCATCCACCCAGATGGGAATCACTGCCTTTTAGGTAGACAAAAGAGGTTCCCCCCTGGAATGTTTACTTGTCTTGCTGGATTTGTAGAACCTG GAGAAACAATAGAAGATGCTGTTCGAAGAGAAGTAGAAGAGGAAGCTGGAGTCAAAGTTGGCCATGTTCAGTATGTCTCTTGTCAGCCATGGCCAATGCCCTCCTCCCTAATGATTGGCTGCTTAGCTGTTGCAGTGTCTACAGAAATTAGAGTTGACAAGAATGAAATAGAGGATGCCCGCTGGTTCACTAGAGAACAG GTTGTGGATGTTCTCGTTAAAGGAAATCAGCGTTCGTTCTTCGTACCACCGAGTCGAGCTATTGCACACCAGCTGATAAAACACTGGATTGGAATGAATGCTAATCTTTGA
- the NUDT12 gene encoding peroxisomal NADH pyrophosphatase NUDT12 isoform X2: MNFEENFHHEMVSQLHDFAAVGDAARLKALLSRSPSLINATAGNGWTALMYAARNGHFDVVRILLEGGCDRSIINKSRQTALDIAKFWGYKHIADLLANAKGGQKPGFLQSEVKEYSNYFGTTLLDRRSDKRIDSKWLSKKQTHPATVYILFSDLSPLVTLSVGAEKSQQPEVRLCRLHHKDVEQCMSQTEEVTLIFLGVDLHLRMNLLAAHNGKVLQDDDEDGLVAWFALSVNPTSAEKFKQKHEDCYFLHPPMPALLQLPENEAGVVAQARSVLAWHSRYRFCPTCGSATKIEEGGYKKNCIKEDCPSLQGVHNTSYPRVDPVVIMQVIHPDGNHCLLGRQKRFPPGMFTCLAGFVEPGETIEDAVRREVEEEAGVKVGHVQYVSCQPWPMPSSLMIGCLAVAVSTEIRVDKNEIEDARWFTREQVVDVLVKGNQRSFFVPPSRAIAHQLIKHWIGMNANL, from the exons ATGAACTTTGAAGAGAACTTCCATCATGAAATGGTTTCTCAGCTGCATGATTTTGCTGCTGTCGGAGATGCAGCCAGGCTGAAAGCGTTGCTCAGCCGTTCCCCATCACTGATCAATGCGACTGCAGGTAATGGCTGGACAGCCCTGATGTACGCTGCCAGAAATGGACACTTTGATGTTGTGCGGATTCTTCTTGAAGGAGG gtGTGACAGGTCCATCATTAATAAATCAAGGCAGACAGCCCTGGACATTGCTAAATTTTGGGGGTACAAGCACATTGCTGATTTGTTGGCTAATGCAAAAGGAGGCCAGAAGCCTGGTTTTCTGCAAAGTGAAGTGAAAgaatattcaaattattttggcaCAACGCTTCTGGACCGAAGAAGTGATAAAAGAATAGATTCTAAGTGGCtaagcaaaaaacaaacccacccAGCTACAGTATACATACTCTTCTCAGACCTAAGTCCATTGGTTACTCTGAGTGTGGGAGCAGAGAAGTCACAGCAGCCAGAAGTCAGGCTTTGCAGGCTGCACCACAAGGATGTGGAACAGTGCATGAGCCAGACTGAAGAAGTCACCTTGATTTTTCTTGGAGTTGATCTGCACTTGCGCATGAATCTTTTGGCTGCTCACAATGGGAAGGTTCTGCAAGATGATGATGAGGATGGGCTAGTTGCTTGGTTTGCTCTTAGCGTAAATCCCACTTCTGCTGAGAAATTTAAACAGAAGCATGAGGACTGTTACTTTCTTCACCCACCAATGCCAGCACTACTGCAGCTACCTGAAAATGAAGCTG GAGTGGTAGCCCAGGCTAGGTCTGTTCTAGCATGGCACAGCCGCTACCGTTTCTGCCCAACTTGTGGGAGTGCAACCAAGATTGAAGAAGGTGGTTACAAGAAAAATTGCATAAAAGAAGATTGTCCCAGTCTGCAAGGTGTTCATAACACATCATATCCAAGAGTTG ATCCTGTCGTGATAATGCAAGTCATCCACCCAGATGGGAATCACTGCCTTTTAGGTAGACAAAAGAGGTTCCCCCCTGGAATGTTTACTTGTCTTGCTGGATTTGTAGAACCTG GAGAAACAATAGAAGATGCTGTTCGAAGAGAAGTAGAAGAGGAAGCTGGAGTCAAAGTTGGCCATGTTCAGTATGTCTCTTGTCAGCCATGGCCAATGCCCTCCTCCCTAATGATTGGCTGCTTAGCTGTTGCAGTGTCTACAGAAATTAGAGTTGACAAGAATGAAATAGAGGATGCCCGCTGGTTCACTAGAGAACAG GTTGTGGATGTTCTCGTTAAAGGAAATCAGCGTTCGTTCTTCGTACCACCGAGTCGAGCTATTGCACACCAGCTGATAAAACACTGGATTGGAATGAATGCTAATCTTTGA